The sequence below is a genomic window from Rhodobacter xanthinilyticus.
GCGCCGCGCCGGGATCGTCGAGAGGATCGACGCCGACCAATGGCGCATCCCCGATGATCTGGTCAGCCGCGCCGCCGCCTATGACGCCGGCCGTGACCGGCAGGCCAGCGTTCGCATCCTTTCCCCGGTCGATCTAGGCAAGCAGATCGGATCGGACGGCACGACATGGCTGGACCGGCGATTGGTCCATGGCGAAACGGCCGACCTTGCGCCGGCCGGCTTCGGCCAGCAGGTGCGTGAGGCGATGGACCAGCGGCGCGAGCATCACATCGAACAGGGCGATGCCACCCGAGCACGGAACGGCCGCATCTTCTACCGGCGCAGCCTTCTCGCCACCTTGCGCGAGCGGGAGGTTGCCCGCATTGGCGCGGAGATGGCCGAGGGCAAGGGGTTGCCGTTCCGTGCCGCCACGGACGGCGAGAACGTCAGCGGCAAGTTCACCGGGACCGTTCAGCTATCGAGCGGCAAGTTCGCCGTGGTGGAAAAGAGCCATGAGTTCACGCTTGTCCCGTGGCGGCCGGTGATCGACCGCCAGCTCGGCCGCGAGATCACTGGCGTCGTGCAGGGCGGATCGGTGTCGTGGCAGTTGGGGCGAAGGCATGACCTTGGCCTTTAGCACATACGCGTGTTTCATCCGGTATCTATCATGCCCCGTGTATCTCACGCTGGATGCCGGCTATTGTAGGGGCCATCATTCAAGCGAGCAGTAGAAAAGAAGATATGCCGAGACCGAAACTTCATCCTGCATTCCCCAAGTGGCGTGTCGTTTGAGGTGAAGATCGCCTGTATCCGAGCGCTAGACAAGGATTTTCTGCCGCAAGCGGCACCTGCGGTCGCGCAGACTGCTGGATCTGGACGGATCAGACCGCGAAGCCGCTGTTTCCTTGCCCAGGGGCGGCGTTTTTCAGCGCAGCGGACAGATCTGTCCAGCCGCTTTCGTTCAGTTTGAGCGTGGATCGCGATCATGCGCATAGCGGTGGCGCTCGCAATCGGCGGATAGCGGCGAGGATGGCGCGTACCATCGTGCCGGTGACAGCGACCTCGGCCAGCTGGAAGGTGATGGTGCGGGCGTGACGGACCACACGTGCCCCGATCTTGATCAGCTTCAGTTGCAGGCTGGTCAACGACCAGTCGGCCATGGCCTCGGGCAGCTCGATGCAGCGCAAGAAGGTGGCCAGGTTGTACGCCAGGGCGTGCAGTTGCAGCCGCACCTCATTGTCGCGGAACTTCCGGCACGACAGCCGCGTCCAGCGAAAGGCGTATTTGCCCTCTTTGATGTGCTGCTCGGCGGTGCCGCGCTGGTTGTAGAACCGCACCACCCAGTCCGGCTCCATCGGCAGGTTGGTGACGATGAAGCCGAAACGCGGGAACAGTTCGCCCGGATGCCATTCGATCTTGGCGATCACCCGGCGTTCCTTGTCCCAGGACGCCGCCTGATACTCGAATTCCTCGAAGAACCGCTTGACCTTGGTCAGTGACGGCCGCCCGACAGGGCGCGTTAGCCGATGCGCGATCTTGTCCTTGAGGACCGCGTTTGCGGGCAGCCGGATGGCGTAGAAGAACCGCGCTTCTTCCAATCGCTCATAGATCGCCGGGATCGCGTAGGCAGCATCGGCCCGGAAGAACCTGCCACCAAGGTCGCGCTCCGCGTAGCGCGCAATGACGGGGTCGAGAACATCACGCCAGCCATCGGCGCTGTGGACGTTGCCATGGCGCAGGGCGCAGCGTTCCAGCATCCCGAACTGGTTGAACAGAAAGTTGGGGTGATAGCAGCTACAGTCGAAATGGCCATTCCAGGCGGACCCTTCCTGGTCGCCATGGGTCGGGCTGACCGAGCTGTCCATGTCCAGAACGATGTACTTCAGCCCGTTACGGTCATGGAACCGGTCGATCCATTGCCCGTTCAGGTCGGCCAGCGCGGCACGGTTCCCGGCCAGAGCCAGCGTCTCGGTCTCGAACCGTCCCATCTGCGATGCCGAGGCCGCTTGTGCATCGACCGCTCTGCCGCCGACAACTTGGCGCATGACCGGATCGCAGGCGAGACGGTTGGCGTCGTTGACATCCTCGTATCCGGCCAGCCGCCCAAAGACTGATTGCCGGAACAGGCCGTCGAGCCGATGGACCGTGTTCTTGCCAGAGCGAGTATCGCGCAGCGCCGCTGACGCCAAATCGGACAACCCGAGCGCGTCATCAAGCTCGCGCATCACCAGAAGGCCGCCGTCGGAACTGAGCTGCGTGCCGCGAAATTCCAGCCGCACGCGAGGGTCGAAATCCACCCGATCTGCCCGTTGCAAGCCCGCACCCTCTGGGTGATCCATAAAACGCGCCCCTCGCAGCCTTCAACACCATGTTTTATATAGGAAATATAATGGTCAGGACAGCGAAATCAGCGCCTTACTTGGGAAATGTGGGTTCATAGCGATGAGTTCATTCTAGATACCGCGCTAGGCATCCTTCTTCAGAAAGGTCCATCGGCCTTCACCCTCTCCGATGTTGCGGAAGCGGTCGGCATCTCGCGGGCTGCACTGATCCAGCGGTTCAAAGACAAGGCGACGCTGCATCTAAAGGTCATGGAGCGCAACACGCAGGAGGTGCGCGACTATTTCGCGGGTGCGAGTCCCGAAAAGGGCCTCGATCCGCTGTGGGCGATGCTCAAGGACCTCATCGCCGGTATGGGTGACGGTGCCGGAACGGAAGGCTACCTTCTTCTATTGTGGGGAGACGTTCAGGAGCCGTCGCTTCGCGCCCTTGCGGCGGAGCGGAACAGACTGGTCCTGAAAGCTATCGAGGCACGACTGCCCGCCGGGCCGCGCCCACCCGAGCATACCGCCGGCTTGATTCAGACGGTCATTCAGGGGTCTTGCATGCAATGGCTCGTTGAGCCGGAAGGCGAGCTAGCGGCTTTCATGACCAAGCGCACCCACATGCTTCTGTCCGTCCTCTATCCCGACCATGTGTTCGGGTAACACCATCTGGAGGGTTGTTTATAACAGTCGTGTCGGTTATTTATAAGGCGTGCGCCACGGTATCGCCGGGCACGGAAACCCGGAACGACTATCATGCCTATACAAGAACCCAGCCCGTTGGGGGGCGAACGACAAAAAGCACTGCCTGCGCCAACCTTGGCGCTGAACCTCATGGCCGACGAGTTCGATGCGTTGAACGCGAGCAGCGGGCCGCAAATCGCTTATCGCGACCTGTTCTGCCCACACATGGACCTGCCGCGCGCCTTGCGGAACTGGTCAGAGGCTCGGGGCGTCCAGTTGCGGAGCCTTCGCAAAATCACGCATGAGCGCGGCGGTCGGTCGCAGAAGGTGCTTTTCGGCCTTCATGACGGTTATGCCGTTGAAAGCGTTCTGATCCGTCGTCACGACGGACACACCGCCTGTATTTCGTCACAGGTTGGATGTGCCTTCGCCTGCCAGTTCTGCGCTTCCGGCCAAGCCGGCCTCAAGCGCAACCTTTCGGCGGGCGAGATTGTCGAACAGGTCGTTCAACTCGGGCCGAAGGTCAACCGGATCGTGTTCATGGGCATCGGCGAGCCTTTGAACAACTACGAGCAGGTGATGAAGGCGATTCGTATCCTGCGCGACCGGCGAGGGATGAATTTTCCCACCACGGGAATCACGCTTTCGACCATCGGCATACCGAAGGCTCTAGCGCAATTGCGAGAAGAGCATCTGGCGATCAATCTGACTATATCGCTGCATGCGACGACGCAGGAAGTTCGCGACCGTCTCATCCCCGGATCGCGTAAGCACGACATCAAGGAAGTCATCGCGCGCGCTTCGTCATGGGCGGAACGGCACAACCGGATCGTCACCTTTGTCTATCTGGTCCTCCCCGGCATCAACGACACGCTTGCTGATGCGAAACGGCTTGCCGGTCTCATGAACAAGCGAAGGGCGCGTGTGAACCTTATGCGCTGGAATCCTGTCGATGGCATCGCGCTTGATCGAACCGGCGACCGCAGCCTCGGACTTTTCCGTGAAGTGCTGGATCGCGCCGGTGTGCCGGTCGTGGTGCGGGATACACAGGGGCGGGATATTTCGGCGGCATGCGGTCAGCTCTGGTTGCGCGATCTGCGCGGAATCCCGGTCGAAAAACGCGGAGCCACAAAAAAGGCCGCCTAGCGGGAGCTTAGGATGCGGCGTTCGAAAAGACATGCGAACGATGCCTTCCGATCAAGTGAAACGCTGCTCGGGTCGCGCATACCTCTCTTGTCGCTGATCCAGACGCTTGCGGTCGCTGAATATCTCAACTTCCGCCACGCAGCGAACGCACTCGGGGTTGCACAATCCAGCGTCAGCGCCCGCGTGAAGGCGCTGGAAGAAGACCTTGGCATCCTCCTGTTCGAGCGTCGTGCGCGTGGCGTTCGGTTGACCGAAGCCGGACGCCACTTCGTCGAGCGGATCGCAGCCGGCGTCGATCAACTCGACCATGCGGTGAAGACCGCAGGCATGGCGGCGACGGGGGAATGGGGCCGCCTGCGCATCGGCGTCCATGCCTTGATTCCGCGCAGCTTCCTCGCCGATCTGATCGGGCAGTATCGGGAAAACCATCCCGGCATCGAGGTCGAAATCACCGAAGGCACGGCCCGCGATGCGGTCATGCAGCTTCGTGCCGACCGGCTGGACGTGGCGTTCGTCGCTGGCACACCAGAGCTGCCCGACTGCCATACACGGCCGGTCTGGACTGAATCGCTGGTAGCGGTGCTACCGGATAGGCATCGTCTTGCCGGGCAGCCGGCAATCACTTGGGCCGATCTGGTCGGCGAAACCTTCCTTGTCCGCTATGGTGGCACTGGCCCGCAGGTTCATGACCATATCGTGCTGCGCCTTGCCGGGCGCTGGCCCGCGCCTTCGATACTGCGCTTCGACGTAGGACGTGGCACGCTACTATCCATGGTCGGACAGGGATTCGGCATTACCATCGTCGGGGCAGCGACGGCACTGCTGCCGACTGCCGGCATCACCTTCCTGCCTTTCGCCGATGAGCCAGAGCCGGTTGCCTTTACCGCCGTCTGGTCGCCGTTCAATCGAAGCGCCGCGCTCCGTGATCTGCTCTCTCTCGCAAAAGAAATGGGTCGGCTGATCCGCGTCGACTGAACCTCTGCCCGTTCCAGCCAACCGCCAAAGCAAGGCATAGGGGTTTCATACGGCCAAGAATGACGGGAACGTCAACAGCGGGGGATTGGGTGGCTACGAGCCAGCGATACGGCATTGCGAGGCAACAGCTGATCGTATAAGTGATAGCTAGTCAAATTTGTGATCGTGGAGTGGTCAGCATGGGAAATCCAAAGTCAGCAGACAAGTAAGCCGCAACAGCAAAATTGTTGTTGCGGCGCTCTGTGAGACCAATCCCATGTGATTGCTGATGTGCAGACGCCGCCCGAGATTTCTTAATCGAGCGGTTGACTTATCATGACCATCACACGCCCTGCATGGGCCTATACGCTGCCGGCAGCCCTACTGCTGATGGCTCCCTTCGACATCCTCGCTTCACTGGCGATGGATATTTATCTCCCCGTCGTTCCAGCGATGCCCGGCATCCTGAACACGACGCCCGCCATGATCCAACTCACGTTGAGCCTCTATATTGTGATGCTCGGTGTGGGCCAGGTGATTTTTGGTCCGCTCTCAGACCGCATCGGGCGACGGCCAATTCTACTTGCGGGCGCAACGGCTTTCGTCATTGCGTCTCTGGGAGCAGCTTGGTCTTCAACTGCACCAGCCTTTGTCGCTTTCCGTCTGCTTCAAGCAGTCGGCGCGTCGGCCATGCTGGTGGCGACGTTCGCGACGGTTCGCGACGTTTATGCCAGTCGTCCTGAGGGTGTCGTCATCTACGGCCTTTTCAGTTCGATGCTGGCGTTCGTACCTGCGCTCGGCCCTATCGCCGGAGCGTTGATCGGCGAGTTCTTGGGATGGCAGGCGATATTCATTGCTTTGGCTATACTGGCGATGCTCGCACTCCTAAATGCGGGTTTCAGGTGGCACGAAACCCGCCCTCTGGATCAAGCGAAGACGCGCCGATCTGTTTTGCCGATCTTCGCGAGTCCGGCTTTTTGGGTTTACACCATCGGCTTTAGCGCCGGTATGGGCACCTTCTTCGTC
It includes:
- a CDS encoding IS1380-like element IS1247 family transposase, with amino-acid sequence MDHPEGAGLQRADRVDFDPRVRLEFRGTQLSSDGGLLVMRELDDALGLSDLASAALRDTRSGKNTVHRLDGLFRQSVFGRLAGYEDVNDANRLACDPVMRQVVGGRAVDAQAASASQMGRFETETLALAGNRAALADLNGQWIDRFHDRNGLKYIVLDMDSSVSPTHGDQEGSAWNGHFDCSCYHPNFLFNQFGMLERCALRHGNVHSADGWRDVLDPVIARYAERDLGGRFFRADAAYAIPAIYERLEEARFFYAIRLPANAVLKDKIAHRLTRPVGRPSLTKVKRFFEEFEYQAASWDKERRVIAKIEWHPGELFPRFGFIVTNLPMEPDWVVRFYNQRGTAEQHIKEGKYAFRWTRLSCRKFRDNEVRLQLHALAYNLATFLRCIELPEAMADWSLTSLQLKLIKIGARVVRHARTITFQLAEVAVTGTMVRAILAAIRRLRAPPLCA
- a CDS encoding TetR/AcrR family transcriptional regulator yields the protein MWVHSDEFILDTALGILLQKGPSAFTLSDVAEAVGISRAALIQRFKDKATLHLKVMERNTQEVRDYFAGASPEKGLDPLWAMLKDLIAGMGDGAGTEGYLLLLWGDVQEPSLRALAAERNRLVLKAIEARLPAGPRPPEHTAGLIQTVIQGSCMQWLVEPEGELAAFMTKRTHMLLSVLYPDHVFG
- the rlmN gene encoding 23S rRNA (adenine(2503)-C(2))-methyltransferase RlmN, whose amino-acid sequence is MALNLMADEFDALNASSGPQIAYRDLFCPHMDLPRALRNWSEARGVQLRSLRKITHERGGRSQKVLFGLHDGYAVESVLIRRHDGHTACISSQVGCAFACQFCASGQAGLKRNLSAGEIVEQVVQLGPKVNRIVFMGIGEPLNNYEQVMKAIRILRDRRGMNFPTTGITLSTIGIPKALAQLREEHLAINLTISLHATTQEVRDRLIPGSRKHDIKEVIARASSWAERHNRIVTFVYLVLPGINDTLADAKRLAGLMNKRRARVNLMRWNPVDGIALDRTGDRSLGLFREVLDRAGVPVVVRDTQGRDISAACGQLWLRDLRGIPVEKRGATKKAA
- a CDS encoding LysR family transcriptional regulator encodes the protein MRRSKRHANDAFRSSETLLGSRIPLLSLIQTLAVAEYLNFRHAANALGVAQSSVSARVKALEEDLGILLFERRARGVRLTEAGRHFVERIAAGVDQLDHAVKTAGMAATGEWGRLRIGVHALIPRSFLADLIGQYRENHPGIEVEITEGTARDAVMQLRADRLDVAFVAGTPELPDCHTRPVWTESLVAVLPDRHRLAGQPAITWADLVGETFLVRYGGTGPQVHDHIVLRLAGRWPAPSILRFDVGRGTLLSMVGQGFGITIVGAATALLPTAGITFLPFADEPEPVAFTAVWSPFNRSAALRDLLSLAKEMGRLIRVD
- the floR gene encoding chloramphenicol/florfenicol efflux MFS transporter FloR, which translates into the protein MTITRPAWAYTLPAALLLMAPFDILASLAMDIYLPVVPAMPGILNTTPAMIQLTLSLYIVMLGVGQVIFGPLSDRIGRRPILLAGATAFVIASLGAAWSSTAPAFVAFRLLQAVGASAMLVATFATVRDVYASRPEGVVIYGLFSSMLAFVPALGPIAGALIGEFLGWQAIFIALAILAMLALLNAGFRWHETRPLDQAKTRRSVLPIFASPAFWVYTIGFSAGMGTFFVFFSTAPRVLIGQAEYSEIGFSFAFATVALVMIVTTRFAKSFVTRWGIAGCVARGMALLVFGAVLLGIGELFGSPSFLTFIVPMWVMAVAIVFTVSVTANGALAEFDDIAGSAVAFYFCVQSLIVSIVGTLAVTLLNGDTAWPVICYATAMAVLVSLGLALLRLRGTATEKSPVV